The Solanum lycopersicum chromosome 9, SLM_r2.1 genome window below encodes:
- the LOC138338501 gene encoding uncharacterized protein, with protein sequence MVEAHGSTYSIHPGATKMYHDLKEVYWWEAMKRDISKFMEECTNCQHVMAEHNKPGGITPTIDIPTWKCPVRWSEVGQSAILVLEIVQEDMEKVIMIRDRLATAYSRQKSHADNRKRAFEFERVGNFSYELKLPKNLASIQPVFLVSMLKKFLGYPASMLPVERLGVDENLYYEEVPMENLYRQVK encoded by the exons ATGGTAGAAGCTCATGGTTCTACgtattccattcatccaggtgccaccaAGATGTACCACGACCTTAAAGAGGTCTATTGGTGGGAAGCCATGAAGAGAGATATCTCTAAATTCATGGAGGAGTGTACGAATTGCCAACATGTTATGGCCGAACACAATAAGCCTGGGGGTATCACTCCGACAATTGATATTCCAACATGGAA GTGTCCGGTTCGGTGGTCTGAGGTAGGACAATCTGCCATCCTTGTCCTTGAGATTGTACAAGAGGATATGGAGAAGGTGATAATGATCAGAGATAGAttggctactgcttacagtCGTCAAAAATCCCATGCAGACAATAGAAAGAGAGCTTTCGAATTTGAG CGAGTAGGAAATTTTTCCTACGAGTTGAAGTTACCTAAAAATTTGGCTTCTATTCAGCCAGTGTTTCTCgtttcaatgcttaagaagtttCTAGGTTATCCAGCATCCATGCTTCCTGTTGAAAGGTTAGGAGTTGATGAGAACCTTtattatgaagaggttccaatGGAAAATTTATATCGTCAAGTGAAGTGA